A window of Medicago truncatula chloroplast, complete genome genomic DNA:
GTTCGGATAAAGTGCTTAACTAATTCCATGCGTCGAACCAAAAAATTCTTTCTTCTTCCTACTTTTCGATCTTCCCATTCATTTTCATTTTCATTGTCGGCGGATCCCTCTTCTCCTAATTCTTTCCATTCTACCAACGAAGAATCCATAATAATTCTTAAATCCAAATCAACTAATTGTTCTCGTATAGCACCTGCTCCACTAGAAATTTCTCTATTTCGAAATGTATCGAAACCTTGAGTAGCAAAAAAGAGTGGGATACTGTATTTCCAAGATTGGATTTCGTATTCGAATGAACCTCGTAATCGTAAGAAAGTAGGTTTTTTAACTACGGGCCTAGCAAACGAAAAATTTGGATAGGATCCAATAAGATGGATCTCCCCCTTTGAAAATCGGACGTGAGGGTTTCCTCTCATCCGGCTAAAGTATTTACACACAATAAAGATAAAGAAAGTGGTTTCCGTTTTCAAATTTTTGAAAACCTCTAAATCTAAAATAAAAAAGGTTTACTCTTTACTCAAGTTATCAATACAGACGAAGCAACATTTCATTGATACATTCTTCTTTGTTTCTGAATTCTTTATGCAATTCGAAATTACGACAGAAATTCAATGTAAAATTCTTGAGTAGTCTACCTCCCTTCGAACGAAGAATCCTTTAAAATATACTTTTTAATAAAAAAAAGGAATATCCTCGAATTCATAAGAGATTTCTTTGTCTATGTATCATACCATTTGATCTTTTAGGTCAAGACGTCACCTCGACGGTTATGCCACGATGTCTTTAAGCCTATATGCGATAGATAGACTTCGGCAATCATGATATATTATATTTTATTCTTTGAACTTAATTTAAGTTCTTAAAAAAAAAAGAGATGAAATAATTAATTCCACAAAAAAATAATTTTTTTTTTTTCACAAGGTACGTACGGTTATAAATAAATATTTATTTGTTACTGAATTGACCATAGACCAATTCCCTTATTGATTTGGGAGTATTCAATACACCCATGAATTCTGAGCTTCATGTTACTCATCCCAAGAGACATGCCAGATAGAGGACATTCCAATTTAATTGAATGGAATGACAGTTTCTCATTTGAAATCTGTACAATAAGAATTTTTATCAAATCACACATCGCAGTATACTAGACCTTCTAATTCTTTAAGAGGTTTATCTAAAAGGCTCGCAATATAACTAGGAAGACGTTTCAAATACCATACATGGGTTACTGGACATGCTAGTTTTATATACCCCATTTGATACCTACGTACCCGAGAATCAACAAATTCTACTCCGCATTGTTCACAAAATTTGGGTTGGTCTTTTTTATCTCCGATTACTCGATAATTTCCACAAGCACAAATCCCACTTTTTATAGGCCCAAAAATTCGTTCACAAAATAATCCATCTTTTTCAGGCTTATTGGTTTTGTAATGAAGAGTATAGGGTTTTGTTACCTCTCCAACAATTTCTCCATTAGGTAGGATTTTTTTTGCCCAAGCACTTATTTGTTCAGGAGAAACTGATCCAATTCGAAGGTGTTGATGTTTATACTGATCAATCATAGAATAAAATTTCTGATTCAGTCCAATTAAACTTCCTTCCTTTGAATCTGGAAGTCTTTCTCAGATACAAGGAAATGATTCAGTTCCAGAGCCAAAGATCGTAGTTCTCGAACGAGCAATCGAAAAGATTCTGGAGCATCCACAGGTTTAGGTATTGTTCCTCCAATAATCGTAGTTCCGAGTACTTCTTGACGAGCTTTAATATGATCAGATTTATAAGTCAGCATCTCTTGTAAAATATGAGCAACACCGAACCCCTCGAGCGCCCAAACCTCCATTTCGCCTACCCGTTGTCCTCCTTGTTTCGCCCTTCCTTTAAGGGGTTGTTGTGTAACAAGTGCATAATGTCCACTGGAACGTCCATGTATTTTATCATCAACTTGATGAATTAATTTCAAAATATAAGGCTTTCCTATTATAACAGGCTGTTCAAAAAGATTCCCTGTTCTTCCATCAAATATTCCGCTCTTTCCCGGATACTCGGGTTCAAATATCCATGGATTCGATGTTTGTTTACTGGCTTCATATAATTCAGAAAACACAAGTTTTCTGGAAGCCTCCTGTTCATATCTCTCATCAAAAGGTGCTATTCGATAATGTCTATTTAGCATACTCCCAGCTAATCCGAGTGAACATTCCAATATCTGTCCTACATTCATTCGTGAGGGTACCCCTAATGGGTTGAAGACCATATCAACGGGTCTTCCATCTTGCAAATAAGGCATATCCTGTCTAGACAAAATCTTTGAAACGATACCTTTATTTCCATGTCTCCCGGCCACTTTATCACCTACTTTAATTTCACGTTTCTGTGAAATATATATATGAATCGTTTCTGGATTATAGCTAGAACCTGCTTTTTTTTGGATCCATCTCACATCAATAACTCGGCCCCTACCACCTATAGGTAGTTTTAGACAAGTTTCCTTTGAGGTCGATACCTGAATCCCAAGTATAGCTCGTAATAATCTATCTTCCGGAGCATATGAGGATTCTTTCGCCATTTGAGGCGTTAATTTACCCACTAAAATATCCCCTGTTTCTACCCAAGATCCCAGAATCACAATTCCATTTTTGTCTAAATTTCGGAGTAAATGGGCTTCTAGATGTGGAATTTTATTAGTGATTCTTTCAGGACCATGGCTTGTCACATGAGTCTGAATTTCATATTTACGTATGTGAAAAGAAGTATAAATATCTTCATAGACCAGACGTTCACTAATGAGTACAGCATCTTCAGAATTGTAACCTTCCCATGGCATATAAGCTACTAATACGTTTTTTCCCAAAGCGAGTTCACCGCCAACAGTAGCAGCACCATCTGCTAAAATTTGCCCCTTTTTTACGCATTTACCTTTATGAACCCGGGATTTTTGATGCATGCAAGTATTTTTGTTGGAACGTTGATATATAATTAATGGAATACTTAGAGAATTCCCATTTCCAAATAAAATGATCTTGTCAGTATCGTTATAAACGATTTTTCCGGCGTGTTCGGCTATAGCGGGAACTCCTGAATCTAAGGCCACTTGGCGTTCCAATCCAGTTCCAACAATGCACTTTTCGGACCGAGAAAGAGGAACTGCTTGACGTTGCATATTAGAACTCATTAAAGCTCGATTCGCATCATTATGCTCGATAAAAGGAATCAGGGAAGCTCCAATAGAAAAATATTGGAAGGGAAAAATACTTCGAAGATGAACCTGTTCCCATGCAATAGTTAGAAATTCTTGACGGTATCGAGCTGGAACAATCTGCTCCTCCTGAATACCTCGATTCAGTGCTAAAAAATTTCCCGTCGCTACCATATAGTATTCATCTCTACTTGGTGATAAATAAAGCATTCGTATTCGTTTTGATCTCTCAGAAATTTCAAAAAATGGACTTTCTATAGACCCCCAACGACCAATCCTTGCGTGAATTGCCAAGGATCCAATAAGTCCTACATTGATTCCTTCCGAGGTGTCAATTGGACAAATGCGTCCATAGTGACTAGGATGGATATCCCGTATCCGAAAACTAGCAGTTCGCCCCGTCAATCCTCCAGGACCCAAATAACTCAATTTTCTCCCATGAACTATTTGGGTCAATGGATTGGTTCGATCTAAAACTTGAGATAATGGGTGTAATCCAAAAAACGATTCATAAGTGGTTGTTAATGGAGTTGAAGTCACTAAATTCTGAGGAGTCGGTATCAATTTATATCTAATTGCTCCAGATATAGTTCCTCGAATTATATTTTCTAAACGAACGAGAGCCAATCCAAATTGATCTTGTAATAGATCTGCTACGGAACGAATACGTTTATTTTTCAAATGATTCATATCGTCAAGTGTACCCATTCCAAATTTCATTCCAATCAAATGATCCGCAGCTGTCAATATATCTCGCGGTAACAAAAATGTATTGTTCTCGGGTATATCAATATTCAGTCTTCGGTTCATATTTCGGCGACCAATCCCCCCTAATTCACATCTTTGTTGAAAAAATTTTTTTTGTAATTCCGTACATAAAGATTCCGGAAATATGGGATCTCCGCCTACACAAGCAAATTGTCGATAAAACTCCAAAATGGCATTTTCTTTTGACCCTATTTTTTTTTCCTCCTTTTCATTGAGGAAAGATATAAAAATTTCGGGGTAGCAAACGTTCTCAAGAATTTCGCTTAAATTCGAACCCATAGCTGATGATAGAACTAGAATAGATATTTTCTGTTTCCTACTTACACGAGCCCATATCCTTGCTTTTCTATCAATTTCTAACTCTAATCTTCCCCCCCAATCTGATATTATTGTGCCGGTATAGACTGAAATTCCCTTATGGTCCAACTCTGAACGATAATAGATACCAGGGCTTTGCAATATTTGATTGATTACAATTCTGTATATTCCATTTACTATAGAAGTTCCCAGGGAATTCATTAGAGGAATGTTTCCAATAAAAATAATTTGTTCTTGGATATCCCTACTGTTTTTCCAAATTAATCCCGCGGATATATATAATTCAGAGGAATATGTAAGTGATTCATATACAGCATCTTTTTCTTTTATCGAGGGTTCTACCAATTGATATGTTTCCACAAACAACTGAAATTCAATTTCTTGATCCGTATCTTCAATTTTTGGAAACTTAAAAAGTTCTTCTGTTAAGCCCCGATCAATGAATCTACAAAACCCTTCAAATTGTATTTGATTCAATCCGGGTAGTGTAGACATTCCTTCATTCCCAACCCCAAGCATTTTCAATTTCCCCATTTATTTTATAGAAAATATCCCGTGATTTGCTGTCATTCTTCATTGAATCACATGAATCGATTTAGCAATAATGGAATTTCTGGTCTTTTTACTTTACTGAATCACATGAAATTTTACCTAACGACGTCTATGAAATACCTATTATGAAAACAGTAGATTTTATACTCAAATTGGAATTTGCAACAAAACAAACAAATAGAATATAACTTGTAATATAAATCGAAACAAATTGATAAATTTCACCTAGACTTGGGATATTTTATAGTAGTAGTATAGTATCTTATTACATAATTCTAATTCGATTGATACCCCAAAAAATGAATTCAGGATTTGTTTGGCTCCATGAGATAAAGATATCCAAAAAAAAATAATCAGAAAAAATATACAATTTATTTATTTTTTTCGAATTTGAGAATATGATTGCAGTGCATAAAAAGACTTGGATTTATTAAACATGCATAGATCTAACTTCAGCTATAACTATCTCTATATGTCTCTTACTTTATTGCAGTCCTATTTGTTCGGGACAGCACATGTTATGTTGTGTTCATTTATTTTTTCTATTCATTCATTAATCTATTTAATGAAAAATTGGCAAAAAAATGAAAGCACGAGAATTTATCGAAAATTCCCTATAATATAGGTATATGTAACAACGAAAATGCATGTTCTGGGGTTGACATATATTAACAGTTGCTGTTATAATTGAAATAGAGAGGGATTAAAAAAAAATAATAATAATATTGATTGGTAATAATATTGATTGGTTATGTATCAATTTCTATTTTTTTCTCATTAATAAAGAATAGATTAAGATTCAAGAATTAAGAATTATTCAGGAATTTGTAGTTAACGGTTGCTATTTGTGCTGAAATTTTGACTTTTCTTTTGTGACTGAAAGGTATAGGTATACGTTTGTTTTCAATAGAAAAGGGGAGGGGATTAAAGAAAACGGAATTTAAGATACAAACACATCAAAAAAAAGAATTTTAGAAACCCTTTTTTGTTTTTTTGAGAGGAGGAGGGGTATTCGGATCTATTTTTTTGTATTATTTTGGCGATATGGCCGAGTGGTAAGGCGGGGGACTGCAAATCCTTTTTCCCCAGTTCAAATCCGGGTGTCGCCTAATCGATAAGAGAATTCAAATAGTTTATTTCGTTTTGTTGATATAGAAAACTTTTTCTTTTTTTCCAGCACAAGCTAGTGTAGGAATAAGGGACTAGTTTGATGCTAAATTCTAAGCATCGGGAAGTTTGTTCTCTAAAATGTTGTAAATATTTTCGTCTCAGATTCAACGAAAAATTCATTAGAGGGATGAAAAGGAATAGATCAATCTTGAAATGATAGTCCTTTTATTTCACTACTATTGTAGTGTCCATCTACTTTATTGGGTCTTTAATTAGATTGGATAGGGATAGCTCGGATGGGGAATATAAGTCCATTTTAAGTTAGGGAAGGTGTTGAAGAAAAACCTTGTATACAAACTTATGGTAAAGTATATGAACGCTTCTTCATTTATTCCATATTAGTTAGATTAATGAAATTGAATATCTAATTCGATTTTTTTTATTATTATAATATTGAATTTCTTTATTTATTATTATATATATTAATATTATTATATATTAATATTATTATATTAATAATAAAATCCAATTCAAAAAGAATCCATTTTTTTTTTCTAATCTCTAGTAAAAGAATTTTAGAGGATGTTTTCCAATTGTTTTAGAGAACGAATCGGGAGACAATCAAATGGAAATAAGAGATGCAAATAAGAGTCTGAGTATGCAAAGAAATCTATGCTTAATTTAATATTCTTTCAATTCTACTAGAAATCAGGTAAGAACTTGTTAGATGTTCTAATTGGATGTTTCGTCAATGGTGTTATGACGGAATCTTTTTTTGACTCTGTACCAGCGATTCCACTATTATTATAAGATATTATAAAATTTTTAGTGAAAAATAAAAACGAAAATAATACAAGAAAAATTAGTAAACAATAATAAAAATATTTCTTCATATTGATAGAGATAGGAGACAAAATTTACATGGATATAGTAAGTCTTGCTTGGGCTGGTTTAATGGTAGTTTTTACATTTTCCCTTTCCCTTGTAGTATGGGGAAGAAGTGGACTCTAAGAGGACTACTAATTGAGTTAAGGGATCAAAATGTCTCAATTATTTTATAGCTAAGTTCTTCCATTTTTTAACTATTGCATTTTGTTATTTTATTAATACTAATTAATGAAATGCAATTCGATACTTCATTTCGAAACTCCATTGTATTCCAGTGGTGGAATATAATATTGAAAAAAAAAATACTCTTTAAATCAAACAAATATTTGAATTGTTCCCATCTTATTGTCCCGGGAATACAGATAATTGGAAACGGATTACTACTCCAAACTTAATTCTTTTTAAGATTTATATTTCGATGAACTGGTTACCACCAATCTTTTCTAAATATGAAAAACTTTTTCATCGAATCCCCCGATCAGTTGTCAATTATTTAATCAATTTAATCAATTCATTTTTTTGGAATACTAAAAATAAAAAGATTATTTTTTTTTTTTTTTATCGGGATTATGAAAAGAATGTGAAATCTAAAAATTCAAATAAAAAGAATAAAAATGTATTTTTGATTATTTCAGATTGATTGGAACCAATACAAATATAATAGATTAGATCAAACAAAGAAAAAATGTGGACACTATGGAATTGAGATTCCATAGATATCTATAGATATACCCATATGAAAAGAAATATTTAAATTGGTCCATCCATATTATATTAAACTTCTTTTTTTTTAAGTAAAACATTCCATTTTTACCATACCATAATAAATAGTATAGTAGAAAGAAATAGATTTGATTTCTTTCTACTATATACTATAGTATATGGATTTCATAGAATTCTGCTGATTGTAGTCTGATCATTTTATTTAAAAGAAAGACCCGAAATGGAAACCCTTTTTTCTTTATTCAATCATTGTTATCGCATTGATAAGAAATCAGAAGTCATGTTTAATTAAAATTAGTTACTTTGACTTACCGTTTTTACGTAAATTATAAGTAAAAAGGCAGTAGGAACTAGAATGAAGAGTGCAGTAGCTATAAATGCGAGAATATTGACTTCCATAATCTCTATGTTTTCTTTCTCTTTTATTTCGAATAAATACTTCGGGATTTAATCCCATAGAAATGAAAAATCTTTCGTCAGTAAATTCAGTGGTATAAATTTTATCTCGATGATATAAAATCGGATCAATATCACGAATAACAATATCTGAGCTATCAAATCAATTCATCGTCGAGAATTAAATAGTATAACATAGGAAGATCTTTTATCCATACCAAAAAAAAAAAAAAATTACTTTCTGATGCAATGAAAAATTCCTTTTTCTTTCTTCGTCCGAACCTTTACCTTAAACTAAAAAAGAAAAAAGGAATCCCTGTTAGAAAAGAAATGAGATTTTTTTTTCTTTTTTATTCCCTTTCACATACGAAATCAATTGATATTTTTTGGATTTGTATCCATCGGGACTGACGGGACTCGAACCCGCAGCTTCCGCCTTGACAGGGCGGTGCTCTGACCAATTGAACTACAATCCCAGGGAAAAAGTTGTATAGCATACATATTCTTACTATTTCATTCAAACCCTTTGTTTTTCTATTTTAGATTCGAACCCCTGTACTGTAACTGAAAGAGGCAGACTTATATATTGATATTTTTATGGGTCTGCACTTTAAGCGAGATCGACACGGATTATTCGCAATCCGTTCCTTATTGCTAACTTGATTGAAAAATAAATGAATCAAGGAAACAAAAAAGACTCTTTTTTTACTTGAATGCTTTCCTAAGACTTTATATTTTAAAATCCCGATAGGAATTTTTCAATAAATAGCACTCGAGATTTTATTCTTCTGTATGGGAGCCCATTGGTGATTTTCAGAGAACACCAAATGGGTTATATCATTGCATGGTGGATCAGTAAATTTTTGGGCCGAGCTGGATTTGAACCAGCGTAGACATATTGCCAACGAATTTACAGTCCGTCCCCATTAACCGCTCGGGCATCGACCCAGGAAGAATCAATTTTAGTCTTTATTGATAATCCTTGATCAATTTCCTTTTGTAGTACCCTACCCCCAGGGGAAGTCGAATCCCCGTTGCCTCCTTGAAAGAGAGATGTCCTAAACCACTAGACGATGGGGGCATACTTGCCCGACCTCCATTCTACTATGTTCATACATAGTATGAACAGTTTTTTGAAATTGTCAATATAATGATATGATTCGATCAGAAGGATCTTTCAGAATTCCTTAAAATTTAGATTTCGAAATTGTTCATTCCAATCACCAATCTATAAAACTATAAAAAAATAATAATCTACTCTTAAAAAAAGAATGTGAAAGAAAACAAAAGAAAGAGAGAATCCTTTCAGGGAATGATTGATTTTCTGGAACAGGCGCGGCATTAACACCTCATTTCTTTCACTTTCATTCAGTGTTAAGAAGATTGAATTAGTGGGTACATGTATCAATGAAATGAATTTTGTGTTATGATGAAGATGATTTCAATTCGAATCGGTTTTGAAAAAATCCATTCCATTGATATTTTTCAAATCCAATATCAAAAAATCCTTTTTTTAACTATACTTACTAGGTAAATCCAATTTATTGTTCGTTAAAAAGTTGCTATGTAAAAAAAAAAGATCTATTCTATATATATAATTTATATATAATTTGAGTATATGCAGTAACAAATAGATGTACTAAACTCATATCCATATTGGATGGTTCCTTATTCGGGAATTGACTCAAATGGAGCCCCTTTAACTCAGTGGTAGAGTAACGCCATGGTAAGGCGTAAGTCATCGGTTCAAATCCGATAAGGGGCTTTTTTGTCAAAAAATGACAACAGTAGTATTCCGATTTGAAGGAAGAATAGAGATATTCTTGATATTTGTAAGAAGTTTCTCTTTGTAAAAAAAACTAAGGAATAGTTGAATTTCATTAAAAAATCGAGTTTTTATTCTATTAAATTATTGTTATCATTCGAATGAATTCGAATAGAGTAAACTCATTCTAGTTAGAAAGTGAAAGAGTATTCTTTTCTATATATATTAGACTGTGATATTTCCTTTAATTATAAGATATTCCTATCCTATTTTCTATTATTCCAATCAAAAAATGGGAAAGATTCTAAAAAAAAGTAAGTGGACCTAACCTATTGAATCATAACTATATCCACTATTCTGATATTCAAATTGGATAGAAATGAAATTCGAACAGTGGATCTTTTTTGTTTTTAATATCTCTTTAGTTCGGACTCCGCAAGAATCTGTCAATATTTCGGATTAAATCTTATTGTTCCTAGGAATAAATTGATACTCCTCTTCTCCACGCAGAAGGGTTTATTCTAAGTTCCAACATATAAGTCATTTTACTTTAAAAATATCTTTATTTCCGAATACAAGAAAAGATCAAATTAAATTTCTATTATTTCTTTAAGATATAAGATATCTATAAAAAAAATAGAAAAATCCATCAAATCATGACTTCGAGTATCAAATATTTAATTTTCATATCTATGCATACTAAATTTTTAAAGCAATTAATGGACGAAACTTTCACTTAGAATCTATTATTTTTAATAAAACTCCATACAATATTAAAAAATCTGATAGATAGATAAAATAGATAGATAAAAAAATATTCGAATTTCTTACCTCGATCTGCAAAAAAGGTATACTTTGTAATTTTTTTAATCTGAACGAAAGAAAAATACAACTAAAGAGGACAATAAAAGAAATTAAAGTAAAATAGAAAGTAAAAATAGGATTCTATAGTAGTTTCCTAGACATACAAATTAGAAGAATATATAAAACTTTTTTTTTATTTCACGAACAAGATTCAAGAATAATATTATTTAATATTATTTGATAAAAGGAGAGTAGTCTGTCTGGGGATCTGCTGGTAACAAAAGTGATAAAAGGGATCATTTCATTTGTTTCTGGAATAGTTCTTTAAAAAATTTATTTATCAGATTTACGAATCATAAGACAATTCCCGCGTCATGACTTCATGACTTAGGGAATTTTTTAGAATAGAAAGGAATAACCCAATTAAGTTAATGGATTTGACCTAGATTAAATATCAATCGACAAAAAAAGTATTTTTCTATTCGAAACCCAGTAGAAAAGAAGGGACAGTCTTTGAGAAATCATATCATATATAAAATGAAAAAATCCTCGAAGGTTCTATCCCTGAAAATGCTAGGGGGTGTTCGGAAATGGTTGAAGTAGTTGAATAGGAGGATCACTATGACTATAGCTCTTGGTAAATTTACCAAAGATGAAAATGATTTATTTGATATTATGGATGACTGGTTACGAAGGGACCGTTTTGTTTTTGTGGGTTGGTCCGGTCTATTGCTCTTTCCTTGCGCCTATTTTGCCGTGGGGGGTTGGTTCACAGGTACCACCTTTGTAACTTCATGGTATACTCATGGATTGGCAAGTTCCTATTTGGAAGGTTGTAACTTCTTAACTGCGGCAGTCTCTACTCCTGCTAATAGTTTAGCACACTCTTTGTTGTTACTATGGGGTCCTGAAGCACAGGGAGATTTTACCCGTTGGTGTCAATTGGGTGGTCTGTGGACTTTTGTTGCTCTCCACGGTGCTTTCGGATTAATAGGTTTTATGTTACGTCAATTTGAACTTGCTCGATCTGTTCAATTGCGCCCTTATAATGCAATCGCATTCTCCGGTCCAATTGCTGTTTTTGTTTCTGTATTCCTGATTTATCCACTGGGTCAGTCTGGTTGGTTCTTTGCGCCTAGTTTTGGTGTAGCAGCTATATTTCGATTCATTCTATTTTTCCAAGGGTTTCATAATTGGACATTAAACCCATTTCATATGATGGGAGTTGCTGGTGTATTGGGCGCTGCCCTACTATGCGCTATTCATGGTGCTACCGTAGAAAATACGTTATTTGAAGATGGTGATGGCGCAAATACATTCCGTGCTTTTAACCCAACTCAAGCGGAAGAAACTTATTCAATGGTCACCGCTAACCGCTTTTGGTCCCAAATCTTTGGGGTTGCTTTTTCCAATAAACGTTGGTTACATTTCTTTATGTTATTTGTACCAGTAACTGGTTTATGGATGAGTGCTCTTGGAGTAGTCGGTCTGGCCCTGAACCTACGTGCCTATGACTTCGTTTCTCAAGAAATCCGCGCAGCGGAAGATCCTGAATTTGAGACTTTCTACACCAAAAATATTCTCTTAAATGAAGGTATTCGTGCGTGGATGGCGGCTCAAGATCAGCCTCATGAAAACCTTATATTCCCTGAGGAGGTTCTACCACGTGGAAACGCTCTTTAATGGAACTTTAGCTTTAACGGGCCGTGACCAAGAAACTACCGGTTTTGCTTGGTGGGCCGGGAATGCCCGACTTATCAATTTATCCGGTAAACTACTGGGGGCCCATGTAGCCCATGCCGGATTAATAGTATTCTGGGCCGGAGCAATGAACCTATTTGAAGTCGCTCATTTCGTACCCGAGAAGCCCATGTATGAACAAGGATTAATTTTACTTCCCCATCTAGCTACTCTAGGTTGGGGGGTAGGTCCT
This region includes:
- the petN gene encoding cytochrome b6/f complex subunit VIII codes for the protein MDIVSLAWAGLMVVFTFSLSLVVWGRSGL
- the psbM gene encoding photosystem II protein M: MEVNILAFIATALFILVPTAFLLIIYVKTVSQSN
- the psbD gene encoding photosystem II protein D2, which produces MTIALGKFTKDENDLFDIMDDWLRRDRFVFVGWSGLLLFPCAYFAVGGWFTGTTFVTSWYTHGLASSYLEGCNFLTAAVSTPANSLAHSLLLLWGPEAQGDFTRWCQLGGLWTFVALHGAFGLIGFMLRQFELARSVQLRPYNAIAFSGPIAVFVSVFLIYPLGQSGWFFAPSFGVAAIFRFILFFQGFHNWTLNPFHMMGVAGVLGAALLCAIHGATVENTLFEDGDGANTFRAFNPTQAEETYSMVTANRFWSQIFGVAFSNKRWLHFFMLFVPVTGLWMSALGVVGLALNLRAYDFVSQEIRAAEDPEFETFYTKNILLNEGIRAWMAAQDQPHENLIFPEEVLPRGNAL
- the rpoB gene encoding RNA polymerase beta subunit (one of four subunits of the minimal PEP RNA polymerase catalytic core), which produces MLGVGNEGMSTLPGLNQIQFEGFCRFIDRGLTEELFKFPKIEDTDQEIEFQLFVETYQLVEPSIKEKDAVYESLTYSSELYISAGLIWKNSRDIQEQIIFIGNIPLMNSLGTSIVNGIYRIVINQILQSPGIYYRSELDHKGISVYTGTIISDWGGRLELEIDRKARIWARVSRKQKISILVLSSAMGSNLSEILENVCYPEIFISFLNEKEEKKIGSKENAILEFYRQFACVGGDPIFPESLCTELQKKFFQQRCELGGIGRRNMNRRLNIDIPENNTFLLPRDILTAADHLIGMKFGMGTLDDMNHLKNKRIRSVADLLQDQFGLALVRLENIIRGTISGAIRYKLIPTPQNLVTSTPLTTTYESFFGLHPLSQVLDRTNPLTQIVHGRKLSYLGPGGLTGRTASFRIRDIHPSHYGRICPIDTSEGINVGLIGSLAIHARIGRWGSIESPFFEISERSKRIRMLYLSPSRDEYYMVATGNFLALNRGIQEEQIVPARYRQEFLTIAWEQVHLRSIFPFQYFSIGASLIPFIEHNDANRALMSSNMQRQAVPLSRSEKCIVGTGLERQVALDSGVPAIAEHAGKIVYNDTDKIILFGNGNSLSIPLIIYQRSNKNTCMHQKSRVHKGKCVKKGQILADGAATVGGELALGKNVLVAYMPWEGYNSEDAVLISERLVYEDIYTSFHIRKYEIQTHVTSHGPERITNKIPHLEAHLLRNLDKNGIVILGSWVETGDILVGKLTPQMAKESSYAPEDRLLRAILGIQVSTSKETCLKLPIGGRGRVIDVRWIQKKAGSSYNPETIHIYISQKREIKVGDKVAGRHGNKGIVSKILSRQDMPYLQDGRPVDMVFNPLGVPSRMNVGQILECSLGLAGSMLNRHYRIAPFDERYEQEASRKLVFSELYEASKQTSNPWIFEPEYPGKSGIFDGRTGNLFEQPVIIGKPYILKLIHQVDDKIHGRSSGHYALVTQQPLKGRAKQGGQRVGEMEVWALEGFGVAHILQEMLTYKSDHIKARQEVLGTTIIGGTIPKPVDAPESFRLLVRELRSLALELNHFLVSEKDFQIQRKEV